One Candidatus Bathyarchaeota archaeon DNA window includes the following coding sequences:
- a CDS encoding OB-fold nucleic acid binding domain-containing protein — protein MSSVEEIIKRILALRPNLTREAVERLIDEERAKAAGLLTEEAATHLVASNLGLDGAGERIEAKVKIGDLTTGLSDVSITARVIFISLPHTFTRTDGTEGKVLNMLLGDSTGSVTAVFWDNKADQVSASKVAPGKIVRVLHGYSRERRGEIQINVGNRGQIYMEPLDAVENDYPDLESFYKTPGEIFNPGTVNLIGVIMDKSPVSKFNRQDGSEGRVARVSLEEGEGRINLVLWDNKVDEIKGLEPGTRIRVTGGNARERQDRSLEVHSNYGTILEVLEIGTMPVNPVPKWTKIGNLRTGMNNVNTVGRITNIGSIREFNRRDGGSGRVISVLLEDETGNVRLSLWDDDVKMVDDIKPSTIISIENGYTRLSLGDIGLNIGQRGKLQINPKDIKIAESNLDTKIVPLGELREGQTNIHVRGTVLEPPEVREVETSRGPATVASFRIDDGTGEVRVSFWRDLVDQVEGLSGGTQVRIENCNIREPFDGLLQVSSGMFTRIVVEKK, from the coding sequence TTGTCAAGTGTAGAAGAGATCATAAAAAGGATACTGGCCTTGAGGCCCAACCTAACTAGGGAGGCTGTAGAGAGACTTATTGATGAGGAGCGAGCAAAGGCTGCAGGGCTCCTCACCGAAGAGGCCGCTACCCACCTTGTAGCCTCAAACCTGGGTCTTGATGGTGCCGGGGAGCGCATCGAGGCTAAGGTGAAGATAGGTGATCTCACTACTGGGCTCAGTGATGTCTCTATCACAGCAAGGGTGATTTTCATCTCCCTACCCCATACTTTCACCCGAACGGATGGAACAGAGGGAAAAGTCCTTAATATGCTCCTAGGGGACTCTACGGGCTCAGTAACTGCTGTTTTCTGGGACAACAAAGCGGACCAGGTCTCCGCGAGCAAAGTGGCCCCAGGAAAGATTGTCCGAGTTCTCCATGGATACAGCCGCGAAAGGAGAGGAGAAATCCAGATAAACGTAGGAAATCGGGGGCAGATCTACATGGAGCCCTTGGACGCCGTAGAAAACGACTACCCGGACCTAGAGAGCTTCTACAAGACCCCAGGGGAGATATTCAACCCGGGAACGGTGAACCTCATAGGAGTCATAATGGACAAGTCCCCAGTATCCAAATTCAACAGGCAGGACGGCTCAGAGGGCCGGGTTGCCCGTGTCAGCCTTGAAGAAGGAGAGGGGAGGATCAATCTAGTCCTCTGGGACAATAAAGTAGATGAAATAAAAGGGCTGGAGCCCGGCACTAGGATTAGGGTTACCGGAGGGAACGCCAGAGAACGCCAGGATAGAAGCCTTGAGGTCCACAGTAATTATGGGACCATCCTAGAGGTCCTAGAGATAGGTACAATGCCTGTGAATCCCGTCCCCAAGTGGACCAAGATCGGGAACCTTAGAACGGGGATGAACAACGTCAACACCGTAGGCAGGATCACCAACATCGGTAGTATACGAGAGTTCAACAGACGAGACGGGGGCTCTGGAAGGGTCATTTCGGTCCTCCTCGAGGATGAAACCGGCAACGTGAGACTCAGTCTCTGGGATGACGACGTTAAGATGGTTGACGACATAAAGCCCAGCACTATCATCTCTATAGAGAACGGCTACACTCGGCTCAGCCTTGGGGATATAGGGCTAAATATAGGCCAGAGAGGTAAACTCCAGATCAACCCTAAAGATATCAAGATCGCTGAGTCAAACCTAGATACCAAGATTGTCCCCCTCGGGGAACTAAGGGAGGGCCAGACTAATATTCATGTCCGGGGCACCGTCTTGGAGCCCCCCGAGGTTAGGGAGGTTGAGACATCTCGGGGCCCTGCCACTGTTGCATCTTTCCGCATTGATGACGGCACCGGAGAGGTCCGAGTCTCATTTTGGAGGGACCTAGTGGACCAAGTAGAGGGTTTATCCGGGGGGACCCAAGTCCGGATAGAGAACTGCAATATCCGAGAGCCCTTCGACGGGCTTCTGCAGGTTAGCTCCGGGATGTTTACCCGGATCGTAGTGGAAAAGAAGTAA
- the albA gene encoding DNA-binding protein Alba, whose amino-acid sequence MNNSPLKSSRDFVVVGLKPIMNYVVACMTLFNAGTEHVILRARGRHITKAVDAINMLQSVFLKDLEVDKIEIGTDKHIGEEGKERFVSTIEIRIAQPSYASVYLREQHTQIEALEGDQSDD is encoded by the coding sequence ATGAACAACTCACCTCTCAAATCTTCTAGGGATTTCGTTGTCGTTGGGCTTAAGCCCATCATGAACTACGTGGTTGCTTGTATGACCTTATTCAACGCAGGCACAGAACATGTTATCTTGAGGGCGAGGGGGCGGCATATCACTAAAGCCGTGGACGCCATCAACATGCTTCAGAGTGTCTTTCTAAAGGATCTTGAGGTTGATAAGATTGAGATAGGAACGGATAAGCACATTGGAGAGGAAGGAAAAGAGCGGTTTGTTTCCACCATAGAGATCCGGATCGCCCAGCCCTCATATGCGAGCGTTTACTTGAGAGAACAACATACTCAAATAGAGGCGCTAGAGGGAGACCAAAGTGATGATTGA